One genomic segment of Helianthus annuus cultivar XRQ/B chromosome 14, HanXRQr2.0-SUNRISE, whole genome shotgun sequence includes these proteins:
- the LOC110904096 gene encoding pentatricopeptide repeat-containing protein At4g31070, mitochondrial — translation MSILVKRFTSVESDSKLITNIKDLILQRRHVEAFQLYRNQPHLTSILPSLIKACSLCKTHYAFGLQLHSHSLKLGFHSELILSNSIISFYCKLHDFKSAHKVFDEMSQRDCVSWSAMINHSARNGYYVESLEMFKEMYECRFVAKPELIASVLSVAARCGGTRVGKMIHALSVVDERFVKSVFLSTALVDLYWRSGDSLYAIRVFDGMVNKNEFSWTSMIAGYVGICDYSKAFDCLRQMQLAGIKPNRVTLISVLPACVESRAINLGYSIHGYAFRHGCDSDIRLLSSLVHLYSQHADSLPLAKLIFETITQKDVVLWSSVIAGCSRDKQNAEKSISLFNRMQKEGIQPNDVTLLAVLTACTSIPSINLGSGIHSYVLKAGFDSDLPVTNSLISMYSKCGSLKDSHRVFQETGTPDRVSWSALISAYGVHGYGEQALQLFTEMKAKGIEYDSITMLAVLSACNHAGLVEEGHKLFSEVVKDENLLVNMEHYACYIDLLGRAGKIELASEVLRTMPMKPSPKIMSSLVSACKTHGRLDVAETLLSRFIESEPGNAANHTLLSMIYAESGKWFDVDGIQRNMKSRGLKKIYGFSRVEN, via the coding sequence ATGAGTATTCTGGTGAAGAGATTCACCTCAGTTGAATCAGATTCCAAACTTATCACAAATATCAAAGATTTGATCTTACAAAGACGACATGTTGAAGCTTTTCAACTCTACCGAAATCAACCCCATTTAACCTCCATTCTTCCTTCACTCATAAAAGCATGTTCGCTCTGTAAAACCCACTATGCCTTCGGTCTTCAGCTTCATTCTCACTCTCTCAAATTGGGCTTTCATTCAGAACTCATACTTTCAAACTCAATCATATCCTTCTACTGTAAACTTCACGATTTTAAGTCTGCCCacaaggtgttcgatgaaatgtctcAAAGAGACTGTGTATCATGGAGTGCCATGATAAATCATTCAGCTCGAAACGGGTATTACGTGGAATCGTTGGAGATGTTTAAAGAGATGTATGAATGTAGGTTTGTAGCCAAACCGGAGTTGATTGCTAGTGTTCTTTCTGTAGCTGCTCGGTGTGGGGGTACAAGGGTGGGGAAAATGATTCATGCGCTTTCGGTTGTTGATGAGAGGTTTGTGAAGTCGGTGTTTCTATCGACTGCACTTGTGGACTTGTATTGGAGGTCTGGAGATTCGTTGTATGCGATCCGTGTTTTTGATGGAATGGTGAATAAAAATGAGTTTTCTTGGACTTCCATGATTGCGGGATATGTTGGAATCTGTGATTATTCGAAGGCTTTTGATTGTCTTCGACAAATGCAGTTGGCAGGCATTAAGCCTAATAGAGTGACACTAATTTCTGTTTTACCAGCATGTGTCGAGTCAAGAGCCATTAATCTTGGATACAGCATTCATGGGTATGCTTTTCGTCATGGGTGTGATTCGGATATACGGCTGTTATCATCTCTAGTTCACCTGTATTCGCAGCACGCTGATTCATTACCTCTTGCAAAACTAATATTTGAAACTATAACACAAAAGGACGTCGTGCTTTGGAGTTCCGTTATTGCAGGCTGCTCTCGGGATAAACAAAATGCTGAAAAGTCGATATCACTCTTTAACCGAATGCAAAAAGAGGGAATTCAGCCCAACGACGTAACCCTATTGGCGGTTCTCACCGCTTGTACTAGTATACCATCAATAAACCTTGGAAGTGGAATTCATAGCTATGTGCTAAAAGCAGGTTTTGATTCTGACTTGCCTGTTACAAACTCTCTTATCAGTATGTACTCAAAATGTGGCTCTTTGAAAGACTCACATCGCGTGTTTCAAGAAACGGGTACACCGGATCGTGTTTCTTGGAGTGCGCTTATTAGCGCGTACGGTGTCCATGGTTATGGCGAACAAGCTTTACAACTATTTACTGAAATGAAAGCAAAAGGAATAGAATATGATTCGATCACTATGCTTGCCGTTTTATCAGCATGTAACCATGCGGGGCTTGTTGAAGAAGGACATAAACTTTTTTCTGAAGTTGTGAAGGATGAAAATTTATTAGTAAATATGGAACACTATGCTTGCTATATTGATCTTCTTGGAAGGGCGGGAAAGATTGAATTAGCTAGTGAAGTATTGAGGACAATGCCTATGAAGCCTAGTCCCAAAATTATGAGCTCTTTGGTGTCGGCTTGTAAAACTCATGGAAGATTAGATGTTGCTGAAACTTTGTTAAGTCGGTTTATAGAATCGGAACCTGGTAATGCTGCTAACCATACGTTGTTGAGTATGATTTATGCTGAATCTGGTAAATGGTTTGATGTGGACGGGATTCAGAGGAATATGAAATCAAGGGGATTGAAAAAAATTTATGGGTTCAGTAGAGTTGAAAATTAA